One window of the bacterium genome contains the following:
- a CDS encoding AIR synthase-related protein has translation MPLKPGKVPPDLLKLALEKLEVSSEDILIGPRYGVDGAIVKVKNPHLALTSDPITFTSKDSVYYLMACNINDLISMGARPLYLSVNLLFYEGATEEEVLNTFEELGAYSKKFNVSVITGHTEVTPGLKSTILSGFMVGQVVREVSPEKIRVGDVIVQVKGVAIEGTSIISREKQDELVKVFGEPFVKRCQDFLYDPGICLFDVGIKLIENYEIHNLHDPTEGGIVTALFESIQASGLGAFIDGDRIIIYSETKKLSEHYRIDPLGLIASGSLIVFTEKREAERICDDLRRENIPAEIIGEVREKEADILIKKQQVLKKLAPFERDQILEVLG, from the coding sequence ATGCCATTAAAACCCGGTAAAGTACCACCTGATTTGTTAAAATTGGCCCTGGAGAAGTTGGAAGTGAGTTCTGAAGATATTCTCATAGGGCCGAGATACGGTGTTGATGGCGCAATTGTTAAGGTAAAAAATCCTCATCTTGCCCTGACTTCTGACCCCATAACTTTCACGTCCAAGGATAGCGTTTATTATCTTATGGCTTGTAACATTAACGACCTCATCTCCATGGGAGCCAGGCCTCTGTATCTCAGTGTGAATTTACTTTTTTATGAAGGAGCCACTGAAGAGGAGGTTTTAAATACCTTTGAAGAGTTGGGAGCCTACTCAAAGAAATTTAATGTTTCGGTAATAACTGGCCATACCGAGGTAACGCCCGGTCTAAAAAGTACTATTCTTTCAGGATTTATGGTGGGTCAGGTTGTTAGGGAGGTTTCTCCTGAAAAGATTAGAGTGGGGGACGTGATAGTTCAAGTTAAAGGCGTTGCCATTGAGGGTACGAGTATAATTTCCCGAGAAAAGCAAGACGAACTTGTAAAAGTTTTTGGAGAACCCTTTGTAAAAAGGTGTCAAGACTTTCTGTATGATCCTGGGATTTGCCTCTTTGATGTTGGTATTAAGTTGATTGAAAACTATGAGATTCACAATCTTCACGACCCAACGGAAGGTGGAATCGTCACCGCTCTATTTGAATCTATACAGGCTTCAGGGCTTGGGGCGTTTATTGACGGAGATAGAATTATCATTTATAGTGAAACGAAAAAACTCTCAGAACATTACCGCATTGACCCCTTGGGACTTATAGCTTCGGGTTCGCTAATTGTCTTTACAGAAAAAAGGGAAGCGGAGCGTATTTGCGATGACCTTAGAAGAGAAAATATACCAGCGGAGATAATCGGGGAGGTAAGAGAAAAAGAGGCGGATATTTTAATTAAAAAACAACAAGTTTTGAAAAAATTGGCGCCATTTGAAAGGGACCAAATACTGGAGGTATTGGGATGA